Proteins from a single region of Apium graveolens cultivar Ventura chromosome 7, ASM990537v1, whole genome shotgun sequence:
- the LOC141671835 gene encoding uricase-2, whose product MGGDIIEGYKFEQRHGKSRVRVGRVWRNKENGVHEFAEWNVDISLLSDCVSAYVNSDNSDIVATDTMKNTVYVKAKECSEQVSMEEFAIVLAKHFTSFYPQVTTAIVKIVEKPWERCYIDGQPHKHGFKLGSEKHTTEVVLTKVGALRVTSGIEGLSLLKTTQSGFEGFVRDKNTILPETRERMLATEVSASWRYPFESPASIPVKPLYFTKMYLEVKKVLAETFFGPPNEGIYSPSVQATLYQMGKAVLGRFPDVSFIQLKMPNIHFLPVNLSSKDNPVIVKFQDDVFLPTDEPHGTIEASLSRVLSKL is encoded by the exons ATGGGTGGTGATATAATTGAGGGATACAAGTTTGAGCAGAGGCATGGCAAGAGCAGAGTTAGAGTAGGCAGGGTTTGGAGAAACAAAGAGAATGGTGTTCATGAATTTGCTGAATGGAATGTTGATATTTCTTTGCTCTCTGATTGCGTCTCTGCTTATGtgaattctgataattctgataTTGTGGCCACTGATACCATGAAGAACACT GTTTATGTGAAAGCTAAGGAATGCTCAGAACAAGTTTCAATGGAGGAATTTGCAATTGTACTTGCTAAGCACTTTACATCTTTTTATCCGCAG GTAACAACGGCCATAGTTAAGATTGTGGAAAAGCCATGGGAGCGTTGCTACATAGATGGTCAACCGCACAAACATG GCTTTAAACTTGGATCTGAAAAGCATACTACAGAAGTTGTCTTGACGAAAGTTGGTGCTCTGCGGGTGACTTCAGGTATTGAAGGCTTGTCATTGCTGAAGACAACACAG TCAGGTTTTGAAGGATTCGTTAGGGACAAAAACACCATTTTACCAGAAACGCGTGAGAGAATGCTTGCAACAGAGGTCTCTGCTTCATGGAG GTACCCTTTTGAATCTCCCGCAAGCATTCCTGTCAAACCACTTTACTTCACTAAGATGTACCTGGAGGTGAAGAAAGTTTTAGCTGAAACTTTCTTTGGTCCCCCAAACGAGGGAATTTACAGTCCATCTGTTCAGGCCACTCTCTATCAGATGGGAAAGGCTGTTCTTGGCAG GTTCCCTGATGTATCATTCATCCAGTTAAAGATGCCGAACATACATTTTCTACCAGTCAACTTATCAAGCAAGGACAATCCAGTAATTGTGAAG TTCCAAGATGATGTATTTTTGCCAACAGATGAACCACATGGTACAATCGAAGCAAGTTTGAGCCGGGTATTGTCAAAGCTGTAG
- the LOC141673176 gene encoding uncharacterized protein LOC141673176, with protein MVVARKSLVGIRVFRHHVLDIGEEVCPFICVKVGNAQTTNFWFDNWVFDQPLSNSCSYMDIKNMGSSILAKVADFYRNGAWEWPSELLRKFPVLQEVRIQLSDARDLVEWKSISGKKRLFSVHRVWEDLRPRTSTVLWWPLVWFSKSIPKHSLTLWLAIRDRLLTQEQLKDWKIQQLDVCSFCSVCRDSRDHLFFSCEFYHRILAAFQAKGYCTGYQGSWVDFTQDATVQLRGKSLHISINQLVSAAIIFYIWQSISLTPLPLNINIKR; from the coding sequence ATGGTTGTTGCGAGAAAATCTCTCGTTGGAATAAGAGTGTTCCGGCATCATGTTCTGGATATTGGAGAGGAAGTGTGTCCATTTATTTGTGTTAAAGTTGGTAATGCTCAGACTACAAACTTTTGGTTTGATAATTGGGTTTTTGATCAGCCTTTATCAAATAGTTGTAGTTACATGGACATAAAGAATATGGGGTCTAGTATATTGGCAAAAGTAGCTGATTTTTATAGAAATGGAGCTTGGGAATGGCCTTCAGAACTACTTAGGAAATTCCCTGTGTTACAGGAAGTGAGAATTCAGTTGTCTGATGCTAGAGATTTAGTAGAATGGAAGTCGATATCAGGGAAGAAAAGGCTTTTCTCGGTTCATCGAGTTTGGGAAGATCTCAGACCAAGAACGAGTACAGTTCTGTGGTGGCCACTTGTCTGGTTCTCGAAGAGTATCCCGAAACATAGTCTTACTTTATGGTTAGCTATTCGGGATAGATTGCTAACTCAGGAACAATTAAAGGACTGGAAAATTCAGCAGCTAGATGTGTGCAGTTTTTGTTCAGTTTGTCGAGATTCCAGGGACCATTTATTTTTCTCTTGTGAATTTTATCATAGAATTCTGGCAGCATTTCAAGCTAAAGGATATTGCACTGGCTATCAAGGAAGCTGGGTTGATTTTACTCAAGATGCCACTGTCCAGTTGAGAGGGAAATCTTTGCATATTTCAATTAACCAATTAGTCTCGGCAGCCATCATTTTTTACATTTGGCAGAGCATTTCCCTCACTCCCCTCCCACTTAACATAAACATAAAAAGGTAA
- the LOC141673177 gene encoding uncharacterized protein LOC141673177 has protein sequence MAENNENQTPVMDQSQNPTSPYYIHSSDNPGMKLINIKFNGTGYGDWKRSMLISLSAKNKTGFVDGTIAKPLIADPNYKDWERCNSMMISWLLGVLDQSIVRSVLYFNTAHDIWINLEERYGQASGTLLFSLQQSLYEIKQGADSVSSYYTKIKMIWDQLDAVDPITSCKCAGCTCEITQKMIKSHEDRRLVEFLMKLNDGFEEENHKKLLHPVQSSEEVMAFAANRRNFNFRSQGGSGSNFRSQSGENRGKFNSYFCDHCKMTCHTAQRCYKLHGYPSHFKIDNRPDNRKVATNLLGKDAEELSTKNNMKTSCVAETYITLPYGKKVLVSQIGDIQVTDNIILKDIPYSPSMTQMHLGNFKNGLYYLATNQISTDAKDFTAAISVEENQNKIKLWHLRMGHLPISMLHHLSNVFDKPCRLHTICQVNRSKFDERDVPHVFLGYSPGKKGYKHHSFLAHTVSLKEPLTYEEAIRDNRWVEAMRKEIIALQENQTWELVSLPAGNKPIGSKWLDINNAFLHGDLTEEVYMSPPQGFDCPKGYNDYSLFIKRTDQCTTIAAVYVDDIILTGDDEAEIQDLKVHLHATFCIQDLGLMSYFLGIEIGYLAEGITMSQAKFTKELLDEVGISSFKNTVTPLPLNIILKSDEGELYSNPSTYRCLVGKLNFLTHTRPDLSFTVQHLSQFLRNPRVPHFKALMHTLHYVASTAGQGIMLQEADHLTLQAFTDSDSGACKDTR, from the exons ATGGCTGAAAATAATGAAAATCAGACTCCTGTTATGGATCAATCTCAAAATCCTACTTCTCCTTATTATATTCATTCTTCTGATAATCCTGGTATGAAATTGATTAATATCAAGTTTAATGGAACTGGTTATGGTGATTGGAAGCGTTCGATGTTAATTAGCTTATCAGCAAAGAATAAAACTGGCTTTGTTGATGGAACGATTGCAAAGCCTTTGATTGCAGATCCTAACTATAAGGATTGGGAACGTTGTAACAGTATGATGATTTCTTGGTTGCTTGGAGTATTAGATCAGAGTATTGTTAGAAGTGTTTTGTATTTCAACACAGCTCATGATATTTGGATCAATTTGGAAGAACGCTATGGACAAGCTTCTGGCACATTGTTATTTTCTTTACAGCAAAGCTTATATGAGATCAAGCAAGGAGCTGATTCTGTTTCTAGTTACTATACTAAAATCAAGATGATTTGGGATCAACTAGATGCTGTAGACCCTATAACTTCATGTAAATGTGCAGGATGCACATGTGAGATAACACAGAAGATGATAAAATCTCATGAAGACAGAAGATTAGTTGAATTTCTTATGAAGTTAAATGATGGTTTTGAA GAAGAAAATCACAAGAAGTTGTTGCATCCTGTTCAATCATCAGAAGAGGTCATGGCTTTTGCTGCAAATAGGAGAAATTTCAATTTCAGATCACAGGGTGGATCTGGTTCCAATTTCAGGTCTCAGTCTGGAGAAAACAGAGGAAAATTCAATTCTTATTTTTGTGATCATTGCAAAATGACTTGCCACACTGCTCAGAGATGTTACAAATTACATGGTTATCCATCACATTTCAAGATTGACAATAGACCAGACAACAGAAAAGTAGCTACTAAT CTACTTGGAAAGGATGCAGAAGAATTATCTACTAAGAATAACATGAAAACATCTTGTGTTGCAG AAACTTATATAACTCTTCCATATGGGAAGAAGGTATTAGTTTCACAGATAGGAGATATTCAAGTTACTGACAACATAATTCTTAAGGATATACCATAT AGTCCTTCAATGACCCAAATGCATCTTGGTAACTTCAAGAATGGACTTTACTACTTAGCAACAAACCAGATCAGTACTGATGCAAAAGATTTTACAGCTGCAATTTCTGTTGAAGAGAATCAGAACAAGATCAAGCTTTGGCATCTCAGAATGGGGCATCTGCCTATTTCTATGCTTCATCATTTATCAAATGTATTTGATAAACCTTGTAGATTACATACAATATGTCAA GTTAATAGAAGCAAATTTGATGAAAGAGATGTTCCACATGTGTTCTTAGGGTACTCACCTGGGAAGAAAGGTTACAAG CATCATTCTTTTCTTGCTCATACTGTATCACTCAAAGAACCATTGACATATGAAGAAGCTATTAGAGATAATAGATGGGTCGAAGCAATGAGAAAAGAAATAATAGCACTTCAGGAGAATCAGACCTGGGAGTTGGTCTCTTTACCAGCTGGAAATAAGCCTATAGGTTCTAAATGG CTTGACATTAACAACGCATTCTTGCATGGTGATCTTACTGAGGAAGTTTATATGTCTCCACCACAGGGTTTTGATTGTCCAAAAGGTTAT AATGATTATTCTCTTTTCATTAAAAGAACCGATCAGTGTACTACCATTGCTGCtgtatatgtagatgacattattcTAACAGGAGACGATGAAGCAGAAATCCAAGATCTTAAAGTACATCTACATGCAACATTCTGTATACAAGATTTGGGTTTGATGAGTTATTTTTTGGGCATCGAGATCGGGTATCTTGCAGAAGGTATTACCATGTCCCAGGCCAAGTTTACGAAAGAATTATTAGATGAAGTTGGTATATCTTCATTCAAAAATACAGTTACTCCATTACCATTGAACATCATTCTCAAGTCAGATGAAGGAGAGCTCTATTCTAATCCTTCTACTTATCGATGTCTTGTTGGAAAACTGAATTTTCTGACTCATACGAGACCGGATTTATCATTCACAGTTCAACATTTAAGCCAGTTTCTACGAAATCCTAGGGTACCTCATTTTAAAGCTTTAATGCATACTCTTCATTATGTAGCCTCAACTGCAGGACAAGGTATTATGCTACAAGAAGCTGACCATCTAACTTTACAAGCTTTCACTGATTCAGATTCGGGTGCTTGTAAAGACACACGATGA